AGACACCGATTCCGGCGAGGAGTTCGAAGCTGGAGTTGGCGAAGCCGACGATGAGTCCTGAGCCGGTCATGTCGGTGCGGCGGTCGACGTAGCTGGAGTAGGTGATCATGATGCCGAAGCCCACGGATAGGGAGAAGAAGATCTGGCTGACTGCTGACATCCAGACTTTGGGGTGGGTGAGGGCGCTCCAGTCGGGGGTGAAGATCGCGTCGAGTCCGGTCAGCGCGCCGGGCAGGGTGAGGGAGATTGCAACCATGAGGGCGAAGGCTGTTACGAGCAGGGGGATGAAGACGGCTGAGAGTAGTCCGATGCCTTTGTCGACGCCAGAGGCCATGATCGCGATGACGACGATCCAGACGATGACCAGGGGAATGGCTACGCCGGGGACGAAGTCGAAGCTGAGTGTGTGTGGTTTGGCTACTTGAACGAAGGTGTCCATAAAGAAGCGTTCAGGGTTGTTGCCCCAGCTGTGGTCGAGGGAGAACCCGACGTATCGGGCGGCCCAGGCGAGGATGACGGCGTAGTAGGAGGCGATGATGACGCAGACGAATACCATCCACCAGCCGATCCATTCGGCTTTGGGGTGGAGGCGTCGTAGGGCTAGGGGTGCGCCGCCGCGGTATTTGTGGCCGATGGCGTAGTCGAGTAGGAGGAGGGGGATACCGGCCAGGAGTAGAGCGGTGGCGTAGGGGAGCATGAATGCTCCGCCGCCGCCTTCGTAGGCGACGTAGGGGAATCGCCAGATGTTGCCTAGGCCTACGGCTGAGCCGATGGCAGCGAGGATGAAGATTTTGCGCGATGAGAAAGTGTCGCGTTGTGGTGGCGTGGTGCTTGCCGGTTGGGTGGTGTTCACCCGGTCACCTCCAGAGGGGTGGTTCTGAGCCGTGTGGGGCTCGTGTGCTGCGTTGTTGTTTTTGAAGTGGTGGGCCTGAGCATAGGTGTTCTTTTAATCTGTACCAGTGACTGGAGCTTCTGGTATCGGATCGTGGGCAGGTATTGACGTTTTTGCTGCTGTGGATGGGGTGGCTCAGACGGTTGGCGCGGTGGATTGGGCGGGTACGGGAGTGCGGGGTGTTCCGTATATGCCGGAGTTGCCGGCGCGGGGTCCGGGGGCAGACATGATTGGGCGTTCTGCGGCTGTGTTGGCTGAGTTGGCAGTGGATTTGCAGCCGTCGGGGTGGCGGTTGGTGGATCGTGCTGGGGTTGATATGGCGCGGGCGTCATCGTTTTTGCAGCAGGATAAGGACGCGGTTGCGGCGGCTTTTTATGGCTGGGATGGATTGTTCAAGGTTTCTTTTGTGGGGCCGTGGACGTTGGCGGCTAACCTTCGTCTTTTTCGGGGGGAGAGGGTGTTGGCCGATGAGGGGGCGGTGCGTGATGTTGCCCAAGCATTGGGTGAGGGTATTGCTGGGCATGTGAGTCATATCGGCAGTCTTTTCCCGCAGGCGAGTGTGATTCTGCAGTTGGATGAGCCGTCTTTGCCTGCGGTGTTGTCGGGGAGTTTGCGCACATCTTCGGGGTACCGGTGTCATGCCGCGGTGGGGCAAGACGAGGCGATGATGGTGATGCGTCAGATGTGTGATCAGGTGCGGCAGCGCAGCGCGGTGGAGTCGGTGGTGATGCATTGTTGTGCGCCGGGGGTCTCGGTGGGGTTGTTGCGCCGGGCGGGGGCTGATGCTGTGGCGGTGGATGTGTCGTTGTTGGGTGCGCGTCAGTGGGAGGAGTGTGCTGAGCATGTGGAGGCCGGTGGGGGCCTGTGGGCGGGTGTTCCGGTGCCGTTGAGTGGTGTGGTGCCTGGGGCACGGGAGTTGGCTGAGCAGGTGGAGCGTCCGTTGGGGATGCTCGGGCTGGGGGCTGAGGTGGCGGATTTGATTACGGTGACTCCGGCGTGCGGGTTGGCTGGTGCGGTGTCGGCCTCGTTTGCTGCCGGGGTGCAGTCACGGGTGGTGGATGCGGCGAAGATGTTCCGCCAGGACGTGATTGCGTGATCGAGTGATGCTCTGGCTGGGGTCACGAACTGGGAGGGGGTGCCGATAGGGGAAGAACCCTAACCTGGGCCCAGAGTCCTTTTTCGTGAAGGCCGTGTTCACATGAGTCAATCTCGTATTACCCGAATAGCTGCGATCGCTACGGCAATTCTCGCCGTTATTGCTGCGCTGTGCATGGTATTTACTGTGCGCGCTGCCAGTGCTTCGACGAAGGCAGCCTCGACGCATTTTGCGTCGATTGCTGCGGCGCAAGATATTTCTGCATCGTCGGCTTTTTTGACCAATATGGTTCGCGCTTATGTCTCTACTGGTGATAAGCAATGGCTTGACGCATATTGGAAAGAAATTGACGAAACTAAACGCCAGGCACGCGCCCTTGGGACTTTGCGGCAGCTGGAGACTCCGGATTCTGAGCTTGCGATGGTGAAGAAGGCCTCCGATGATTCGGGGGCTCTTGTTGCTGCAGAGACGCGCGCTATGCGGCTGGTTCTTGAGGCTGGAAATGTGCCTACCTCACAGATGCCTAAAGCGGTTGCCGCGTGGGATATGACGGCTCAGGATTCTGCTCTCTCGGCAGCGAAGAAACGTGAAACCGCTATTGATCTGGTGTATGGCAAGGATTACCAGAACGCGGCTGCTGGGATTATGGGCTCGATTGACAAGTTTGTTCAGACACTCACTAACCGAGTAACGCAGCTTGCCCAAGATGCACAGAAGTCACGTCAAACTGCCGAGATCTTCCTTGCGCTTTCGGCCGCTGTGCTAGCGGCTGCTCTTGTCGTGGTTCTTGTGACTTTCAGCCGTCAAATGGGTCGTGTGGTTCGTGAATATGCTCACAGCATTAACAACCGCGATCCGCGGGATTTGACGTTCCGGCTCACTCCGGCTGGGGTAACTGAGCTGCATGATCTGGCTACTGCGTTCAATAGCCAGAACGATCAGTTCAACGAGATCCTCACCACGGTTGCCGGGACTGCGCGCTCGTTGGCTAGTGAGTCGGGGCAGCTTCAACAAACGGCCGAGCGGCTCTCCCGTAACGCCGAGGACACCCGCACAGCGGCAGACACGGCCTCTACTGCTGCTACTTCGGTGACCGGTGATGCATCGACGGTGGCTGCGGGCACCGAGGAGATGACGGCTTCGATCCGTGAGATCTCGGGTTCGGCGGTGAAAGCTTCGGAGGTGGCGCGCGAGGCGGTGCGGGCTGCAGAAGAGACCACGGTCACGGTGGCTAAGTTGGGTGAAAGTTCGGCGCAGATCGGTGATGTGGTCAAGTCGATCACTTCAATTGCTGAGCAGACGAACCTGTTGGCTTTGAATGCCACGATTGAGGCCGCCCGTGCGGGAGAGGCCGGTAAGGGTTTTGCCGTGGTTGCTGGTGAGGTCAAAGATCTTGCGCAGCAGAGCGCTTCTGCTACGGAAGATATTTCGCAGCGGGTGTTGTCGATTCAGCATGACGCGGAGGAGACGGCTGCGGCGCTGATCACGATTAGTCAGATCATTGAACGCATCAATGAGAGCCAAACCACGATCGCTTCGGCGGTGGAGGAGCAGACAGCCACTACTAACGAGATGAGTCGTTCTGCTCATGACACGGCTGAGTCTGCGGTGGGTATCAGTAACAACATCAGCTCGGTGAGTTCCTCGGCGAGCCATGCAGCTGAGGAGGCACGTCACACGCAAGAATCTGCGGCGACGGTGGCTCGTTTGTCTGCGGAGTTGGATACGTTGGCGGGCAGTTTCCGGCTCTCTTAAAGCCAGAAACGGCTGAAGTTTGTGTAGTGAGGCCGGTGGTGTGCGGCACCATGGGGGAGTGAGTTCTTCCACGCACAGCACCGGTCTTTCTTCTGCCCTTGATGCGGGTGTCGTTTCTGCTGCTGATGAGCTGTCGTCGGCGCAACGGCACCAGTGGGAGGACCTGGCTGAGCAGGTGCGGGAACACCGGCGGCTGTATTACGAGCAGCAGCCGGTTCTTTCTGATGGTGAGTTCGATGCGCTGTATCAGCGCCTAGTGGCTTTGGAGGAGCAGTATCCACAGCTGCGGGTGCCGGATTCGCCGACGCAGCAGGTGGGGGGCGGTGTTTCTGCTGAGTTCACGGCGGTGGATCACCTTGAGCGCATGTACAGCCTTGACAATGTGTTTGATGAGGTTGAGCTGCGGGAGTGGTTTGATCGCGTGCTTGCTGAGACGGAAACAGCTGAGGGTGAGCTGCATTTCCTGACCGAGCTGAAGATTGATGGGTTGGCGATCAATCTGCTGTATGAGAACGGTCAGTTGACGCGGGCGTTGACGCGTGGTGATGGGGTTACTGGTGAGGATGTCACAGCCAATGTGCTCACTATCGCTGGTGTTCCGCACACGTTGACCCAGCCAGCGGATGCGCATGATGAGGATTCGGTGCGGGTACCGATTCCTCAGATGGTCGAGGTGCGGGGGGAGATTTTCTTCCCGACGGAGTTGTTTACTGAATTCAATGCTGCCCGCGTGGAGGCCGGGGAGAAGCCGTATGCGAATGCGCGTAATTCGGCTTCGGGGTCGTTGCGGCAGAAAGATCCAGCCAAGACGCGTAAGGCGCCGTTGCGGATGCTGGTGCATGGCATTGGTGCGCGTAGTGGGTTTGATGTGCAGCGCCAGAGCCAGGCGTACGACATTCTGCGTGGCTGGGGGCTGCCGACAGCGTCGAACAATGTGACGGTGACCCGGTTTGAGGACATCGTGGAGCGGGTTCGGTATTTCGGTGAGCACCGTCATGACGTTGAGCATGAGATTGACGGGATCGTCATCAAGGTGGATGAGACCTCTACGCAGCGACGGTTGGGGTACACCTCGCGGGCTCCGCGCTGGGCGACGGCGTATAAGTATCCGCCGGAGGAGGTGACGACCAAGCTGCGTGACATTCTTGTGAATGTGGGGCGTACGGGGCGGGTGACGCCGTTCGGGATGATGGAGCCGGTCACGGTGGCTGGTTCGACGGTGAGTATGGCGACGTTGCATAACGCTTTTGAGGTGCGGCGTAAGGGTGTGCTTATTGGTGACACGGTGGTGTTGCGTAAGGCCGGTGATGTGATTCCGGAGATTTTGGGTCCGGTGGCGGATCTGCGTGATGGCAGTGAGCGGGAGTTTGTGATGCCGACGCATTGCCCTAGTTGTGGCACTGAGTTGGCGTATGAGAAAGAGGGCGATAAGGACATTCGTTGTCCGAATGCACGCTCGTGCCCGAGCCAGTTGAAGGAGCGTTTGTTCGCGCTCGCGGGTAGGGGGGCGTTTGATATTGAGGCCTTGGGTGAGGCTGGTGCGGTGGCGTTGGTTGACCCGGAGGCGGGGCGGCCTGAGTGGGCTGATGAGCAGGGGGTGCCTCGTGATGTGCCGGTGTTGGCTAGTGAGGCGGGGTTGTTTGATTTGACGGTGGAGGATTTGCAGGGGGTGCAGGTGTGGCGTACGCCGCGGCGGCGTCGGGCTGGTGAGGTGGTGGAGTTGCCGCCGGAGAAGCAGTTGTATTTCTGGACGGCGGCGAAGTACACGGCTAAGGGGGAGATGAAGGAGCCTTCGAAGCCGCGAGTGACGACGGATAAGTTGTTTGACCAGTTGGAGGAGCGTAAGTCTCAGCCGTTGTGGCGGGTTTTGGTGGCTTTGTCGATTCGTCATGTGGGGCCGACGGCGGCGCGTGCGTTAGCGGCTAAGTATGGGTCGATTGACGCTATTCGGGCTGCGCAGGTGGAGGATTTGGCGGCTACTGATGGGGTGGGGCCGGTGATTGCGGAGTCGGTGCGTGCGTGGTTTGAGGTTGATTGGCATGTGGAGATTGTTCAGGCGTGGGCGCGTGCTGGGGTGCGGATGGCCGATGAGGTGGATGAGTCGGTGTCGGCGACGTTGGCTGGGTTGACGGTGGTGGTGACGGGGTCATTGGAGGGGTTTACGCGTGATGGTGCTAAGGAGGCGATTTTGGCTCGTGGTGGTAAGGCGGCTGGGTCAGTGAGTAAGAAGACTGACTATGTGGTGGTGGGGGCTAATGCTGGGTCGAAGGCGACGAAGGCGGAGTCGTTGGGGTTGCGTATTTTGGATGAGGAGGGGTTTGTGGCTTTGCTTGCTGGGGGGCCGGCTGCTGTGGGTGATGAGGTGGGGCAGGAGTGAGTGCAGGTAGGGGCGTGGGGATGGGTGTTGTGTGGCCGGGGTTGGTGTTTTCTGTGCTGGTGGGGATGGCTGCGATGGGGGTTTCGTGGCTGGTGGGGTTGGTGGTTCCGGCGGTGAGTGCGTTGTTGGTGGCGATTGTGCTGGGGGTGGTGGTGGGGAATGTGATGCAGGTGCCGTGTAGGTGGGAGCCGGGGATGGCGGTGGCTTCTAAGCGGGTGTTGCGGGTGGGGATTGTGGCGTTGGGGTTGTCGTGTTCGTTGGTGGATGTGGTGGCGTTGGGGTGGGGCACGGTGGTGTTGGTGGTGGCGGTTGTGGTGGCTGGGTTTGTTGCTGCTGAGGTGGTGGGGCGGTTGTTGGGGGTTTCGCGTGGGTTGCGCACGTTGATTGGTGCGGGGTCTTCGATTTGTGGTGCGGCTGCGGTGGCGGGTGTGGAGGATTTGGTTGAGGACAAGGATGAGTCTGATGTGGTGACGGCGTTGGCGTTGGTGGTGTTGTTTGGCACGCTGATGATTCCGTTGATTCCGGTGTTGGCTGGGGTGGTGGGGTTTTCGGTGGTGCAGGCGGGTAGGTGGGTGGGGGCTTCGACGCATGAGGTGGCGCAGGTTGTTGCTGGTGCTGGGGTGGTGGGTCCTGCTGCGTTGACGGTGGCGGTGATGGTGAAGTTGGGGCGGGTGGTGATGTTGGCGCCTGTGGCGGCGGTGTTGTCGTTGGGTGTGCGTCGTCGTGTGCGTGCTGGGGGTGGGGCGGGGCGGGTGTCGTTGCCGCCGGTGGTTCCGTTGTTTGTGGTGGGTTTTTTGGTTGCGGTGGGTGTGCGCAGTGTGGGGGTGGTGCCGGTGGGGGTGTTGGAGGTTGCTCGGTGGGTTCAGGTGGTGTGTTTGTCGACGGCGATGTTTGCGTTGGGGTGTGGGGTGAAGGTTTCGCGGTTGCGGGCTGTTGGTGGGGCTCCGGTGGTGTTGGCTGCTGTGGTGACGGGGGTTGTGGTGGTTGTTGGTGGGGTTGGTGCGGGGTTGCTCGGCGCGTGATGGTGTCGTTTTGGGGTGTTTGGCTGCGAGAGTGGGGGGATGGATGACAGTGATGTGCAGCGGTTGCGGCAGGCTGCGGAGGTTATTCGTGCTGCGGGTGGCAGTGATGGTCTAGCGGGGGATTTGACGTATTTGGATGGTGCGTTGCCTGGTTCTACGACTGGTCATGCCGCGTATGACTTGGTGTTGGGGTTGGGGTTGTGGTGTTCGGATTTGGCGGATTTTGTGGAGGCTGTTGCTGCTGGTGGTGAGCAGGGGTGAGGGCGCGGTTGTTTGGGGTGGTGGTGCATCCGTGGATGACGCAGGATCCTGAGGGGTTTGTGTGGTTGGCGCAGGTTGTGCGGCAGCGGGGGCGTGAGATGTCGCGGGGGGTGGGGATGGTTCAGGAGGTGTTGGGTGGGGTGGCTGATGAGGGGGTGTCTCCGGAGTTAGTGGGGGTGTTTGCGGCGATTGAGCAGGCGGCTTCGGCGTGTGAGGTGTTGGCGCAGGCGTTGGGTGAGCATGGTGTGCAGGTTGCGCGGTTGGTAGGGGAGTTGGAGTCGTTGCCGGTGGGTAGGTGGTGGCAGGTGGGGCGGTTGCGGGATGAGTTGCGGGTGC
This region of Dermatophilus congolensis genomic DNA includes:
- a CDS encoding YeiH family protein; this translates as MSAGRGVGMGVVWPGLVFSVLVGMAAMGVSWLVGLVVPAVSALLVAIVLGVVVGNVMQVPCRWEPGMAVASKRVLRVGIVALGLSCSLVDVVALGWGTVVLVVAVVVAGFVAAEVVGRLLGVSRGLRTLIGAGSSICGAAAVAGVEDLVEDKDESDVVTALALVVLFGTLMIPLIPVLAGVVGFSVVQAGRWVGASTHEVAQVVAGAGVVGPAALTVAVMVKLGRVVMLAPVAAVLSLGVRRRVRAGGGAGRVSLPPVVPLFVVGFLVAVGVRSVGVVPVGVLEVARWVQVVCLSTAMFALGCGVKVSRLRAVGGAPVVLAAVVTGVVVVVGGVGAGLLGA
- a CDS encoding sodium-dependent transporter is translated as MNTTQPASTTPPQRDTFSSRKIFILAAIGSAVGLGNIWRFPYVAYEGGGGAFMLPYATALLLAGIPLLLLDYAIGHKYRGGAPLALRRLHPKAEWIGWWMVFVCVIIASYYAVILAWAARYVGFSLDHSWGNNPERFFMDTFVQVAKPHTLSFDFVPGVAIPLVIVWIVVIAIMASGVDKGIGLLSAVFIPLLVTAFALMVAISLTLPGALTGLDAIFTPDWSALTHPKVWMSAVSQIFFSLSVGFGIMITYSSYVDRRTDMTGSGLIVGFANSSFELLAGIGVFAALGFMANASGVPVPQVVSSGIGLAFIAFPTIISQAPFGSLIGVLFFLSLLIAGVTSMVSILEVGVSALREKLGLGRIAGTMLLCLPVATLSIALMGTHTGLPVLDTLDSFVNSFGILLGAMVMMLAITYVFKKLPALRDHLNYHGTFKVNRTWRFLVGVVVPLTLAYLLITDVATQLAKPYGDYPQWFVNTFGWGMTLLLPVLGITVSLLPWKQSATLDAEHAHEDYEEGLTAAYTSTAKENH
- the ligA gene encoding NAD-dependent DNA ligase LigA, with protein sequence MSSSTHSTGLSSALDAGVVSAADELSSAQRHQWEDLAEQVREHRRLYYEQQPVLSDGEFDALYQRLVALEEQYPQLRVPDSPTQQVGGGVSAEFTAVDHLERMYSLDNVFDEVELREWFDRVLAETETAEGELHFLTELKIDGLAINLLYENGQLTRALTRGDGVTGEDVTANVLTIAGVPHTLTQPADAHDEDSVRVPIPQMVEVRGEIFFPTELFTEFNAARVEAGEKPYANARNSASGSLRQKDPAKTRKAPLRMLVHGIGARSGFDVQRQSQAYDILRGWGLPTASNNVTVTRFEDIVERVRYFGEHRHDVEHEIDGIVIKVDETSTQRRLGYTSRAPRWATAYKYPPEEVTTKLRDILVNVGRTGRVTPFGMMEPVTVAGSTVSMATLHNAFEVRRKGVLIGDTVVLRKAGDVIPEILGPVADLRDGSEREFVMPTHCPSCGTELAYEKEGDKDIRCPNARSCPSQLKERLFALAGRGAFDIEALGEAGAVALVDPEAGRPEWADEQGVPRDVPVLASEAGLFDLTVEDLQGVQVWRTPRRRRAGEVVELPPEKQLYFWTAAKYTAKGEMKEPSKPRVTTDKLFDQLEERKSQPLWRVLVALSIRHVGPTAARALAAKYGSIDAIRAAQVEDLAATDGVGPVIAESVRAWFEVDWHVEIVQAWARAGVRMADEVDESVSATLAGLTVVVTGSLEGFTRDGAKEAILARGGKAAGSVSKKTDYVVVGANAGSKATKAESLGLRILDEEGFVALLAGGPAAVGDEVGQE
- a CDS encoding methyl-accepting chemotaxis protein; translation: MSQSRITRIAAIATAILAVIAALCMVFTVRAASASTKAASTHFASIAAAQDISASSAFLTNMVRAYVSTGDKQWLDAYWKEIDETKRQARALGTLRQLETPDSELAMVKKASDDSGALVAAETRAMRLVLEAGNVPTSQMPKAVAAWDMTAQDSALSAAKKRETAIDLVYGKDYQNAAAGIMGSIDKFVQTLTNRVTQLAQDAQKSRQTAEIFLALSAAVLAAALVVVLVTFSRQMGRVVREYAHSINNRDPRDLTFRLTPAGVTELHDLATAFNSQNDQFNEILTTVAGTARSLASESGQLQQTAERLSRNAEDTRTAADTASTAATSVTGDASTVAAGTEEMTASIREISGSAVKASEVAREAVRAAEETTVTVAKLGESSAQIGDVVKSITSIAEQTNLLALNATIEAARAGEAGKGFAVVAGEVKDLAQQSASATEDISQRVLSIQHDAEETAAALITISQIIERINESQTTIASAVEEQTATTNEMSRSAHDTAESAVGISNNISSVSSSASHAAEEARHTQESAATVARLSAELDTLAGSFRLS
- a CDS encoding uroporphyrinogen decarboxylase/cobalamine-independent methonine synthase family protein; its protein translation is MTGASGIGSWAGIDVFAAVDGVAQTVGAVDWAGTGVRGVPYMPELPARGPGADMIGRSAAVLAELAVDLQPSGWRLVDRAGVDMARASSFLQQDKDAVAAAFYGWDGLFKVSFVGPWTLAANLRLFRGERVLADEGAVRDVAQALGEGIAGHVSHIGSLFPQASVILQLDEPSLPAVLSGSLRTSSGYRCHAAVGQDEAMMVMRQMCDQVRQRSAVESVVMHCCAPGVSVGLLRRAGADAVAVDVSLLGARQWEECAEHVEAGGGLWAGVPVPLSGVVPGARELAEQVERPLGMLGLGAEVADLITVTPACGLAGAVSASFAAGVQSRVVDAAKMFRQDVIA